The region CGCTTTTGGAGATCAAAGTTGCCGCAAACGTCTTGATCAAGAAGGCGAGGGCGAGGGGCAGGGCGAGCACCGGGAGTGGGCGGTGGGTGGGACGTTGCTGGTGCAGGCCGCCCTTGCTGCCGCCGGTTGTGGCGAGCACCGTCGCGCCGACGAGCTGACCGAGCGGGCCGCGGGGATCGCCGCGCACCTGAGGGGGTACGACGACCCGCACCGCACCAGCTTCGGCCCGGTCGCCGTCGAGGTGGCGCGGGTGCTGGTGATGGTACAAAAGGGCGACCCGATCGAGGCGTTGAAAAGGCATTCAACGCTGGTGCGGCGGGAGGGGTGGCGGCGGTTGCCGGCCGAGCATCGGGGTGCCTACCTGGTCGACGTCGCGCGGGCGTACCTGCAACTGGGTGACGTGCGCGGGGCGGCACGCGCCCTGGTCGACGCGGACAGTGTCGCGCCGGCTGAGGTTCGGTGCCGGCCGTTGGCGCGTACCCTCATCGCCGATGTCGCCCGCGCGCAGCCGGCGCCGGCCGGCGTGGCGCGACTGGCCACGGTGGTCGGCCTCACCCGCTGACAGGCGGGTACCGACCTCAGTCGAAATGGATGCGCATCAGTCTGCTGTTTGCCCAGTCCGCCAGCCGGGTCGGCCGGATCGTGCCGGGGTCGTGGGGTTGGTTGAGGTCGTCGACGATGGCGGCGAGGACCGCCGCTCGTTCGGCCGGGTCGGTGACGGGGGTGGCGTGGGCCGGTAGGTCGGCCGTGACGCCGTTCTTCAGGTGGAAGGTGAAGGCGGGGTTCGCGCGGAGGTTGGCGTGCCAGTCGGTGGGGCCTCCGCCCGCGCCGCTGCAGAGGTACGTGGCGCCGTGGGCGCGGTAGAAGAAGATCTCGATGCGGCGCTGTCGTCCGGTGCGCCGCCCGGTGGTGGTGATGTCCACGATCCGTTCGCGGGTGCCGGCCGCGGGCGTGATCTCGATGGCTCGCCTGATCTCCGGCGGTAGGTGTGACAGCGACGTCATGCGGCCTCCTTCAGGGCGGGTCCGAGGAGCAGCCCGCCGTCGACGATGTGCTCGGCGCCGGTGATGAAGGCGGCCTCAGGCGAGGCCAGGAACAGCAGCGTTGCGGTGATGTCGGCAGGTTGCCCGAGCCGAGGAACGGCGAACGGCTCGGGGGTGTAGAAGTCGGCGATCGGCGCGTCGGCACCGGCAGCTGGTTCGGTGATGAACGCGGTGGCGACGACGCCGGGGTGGATGGTGTTGACGCGGATGTTGTCGCGACCCAGTTCGAGGGCGGCGGTCTGGGTGAGCCCGCGGATGGCCCACTTGCTGGCGACGTAGGGCGCGTAGAAGGCGGTGCCTCCGGTGCCCATGACGGAGGCGATGTTGACGATCACCCCACCGCCCGCTCGTCGCAGCGCTGGTGCGGCGGTCTTGATGCCGAGGAACGTGCCGGTGAGGTTGATGTCGAGGATGCGAGCCCAGGTGGCCGAATCGGTGGACTCGATGAGGGCCGGCGGGTTCTGCACTCCGGCGTTGTTGACCAGGATGGTGAGCGCGCCGAACGCTTCCTCGGTCGCCTCGACGGCGGCGGCCCACGACTTCTCGTCGGAGACGTCGAGGCGTACGAAGAGCGCTGTGTCACCCAGCTCGGTGGCGAGGGCGGCGCCGCGCTCGGCGTCGATGTCGGCGATGACGACGTTGGCGCCCTCGGCGTGGAAGGCGCGGACGTGGCTGGCGCCCTGCCCACCCGTGCCGCCGGTGACGAGAACTGTGTGAGCGCTGAAGCGGGACATGCGGTCCTCCGTGAGAGACAGATGGTGAGTCGACCGACTCACCATGGCAACGGTACGTCGCCGCGGGTGGTGAGTCAACCCACTCACCTCGCTATGATGGCCGCATGACGACCTATCACCAGCGGGTGGCTCGGCAGAAGCGCGCGCTGATCGTGCAGGCCGCCACGCAGCTGTTCCTCGAGTTGGGCTACGACCGGGCGTCGCTGGCGCGCATCGCCGAGGAGGCTGGGGTGTCGAAGGCGACGCTGTTCAAGCAGTTCCCGACGAAGGCGGCCCTGTTCGATGCCATCGTCGTCGACTCCTGGGCCGGTGGTGATGAGGCCGAGGTGCCGTCAACGGGTGACCTGACGGCCGGGCTGACCGCGCTCGGGCGGCACTACGCGGCGCTGTTGGGGCGGCCGGGGATGGCGGATCTGTTCCGCATCGTCATCGCCGAGCTGCCCCGCTTCCCGGAGTTGGCCAAGGCGCACTTCGCGGAGGGCAAGCTGCCGTACTTCGAGACGGTTCGGGCCTACCTCGTGGCCGAGCACGACGCGGGGACGGCGGACGTCGCGGACCCGCAGATGGCCGCCACGCAGTTCCTCGGGATGATCTCCAACTACCTGTTCTGGCCGAGCCTGCTGGTCCCGGGATGGACGGTGACCCCCGAGCGCGTGATCGCTGTGGTGGACGACGCCGTCCGCACCATGGTCGCGCGATACGGGGCAACCAGCGCTCAGGGCGCGGCCTGAGCAGGGCGTCGCCATCGGGAAGTCGCTCGGTCGTGACGTTGTCGACACCGTGGGAGGTGCGCGCAGTGGGCAGATGGTTCAACCGCAGCCGTAAACGCGACGACGAGCCCCCGCGCGAGCCGGAGCCGACCGGCCCGGTCATCGAGATCACCCTCACCGGGGGCGGTCGTCGCCCGACCACCACGACGATCGGCGGTCCGACCGCCTACGGGTTGCAGTACCGCGCCTTCCACGATCAGTACGGCGCGACCGATCCGCGGACCTTGGCGGCGGGGACCGGTTACGCGCAGGAGCTGATGCGCAGCAACGACGTCGCCGAGGCCGTGACCGTCTACCAGGAGGTCGTCGGGTTGCGCAGCTCGGCGCAGGGGCCCGAGCACCCGGATACCCTGCGCAGCAAGCACAGCCTGGCCTTCGCGCTCTGGCAGCGCGGCTCCCACGCCGAGGCGGAACGGGTGCAACGAGACGTCTACGAGGCGCGCCGCCGGGTGCTCGGCGACTCCGACGCCGATACGCTGCACAGCGGCAACAACCTCGGCTGGTTGCTGATCGAGCTGGGTCGCCTCGACGAGGCCGAGCCGCTGCTACGCACGGTCGCCGACGGCATGGCACGGACGCTGGGCCGCGACGACGCGGCCACCCTGGCCTGCCAGATGAAGCTGGCCGGGCTCCAGCACCTCCAGGGCGGCAGCCAGCAGGCCGAGCGGGCCCTGCGGGACGTCGTACGGCGGATGACCAGGACGTTGGGCCCCACCAGCCCGGTGACGCTGCAGGCCCGCAGCAACCTACTGGTCGTCCTGCTCGACAACGGCCGGGCGGCCGAGGCGGTCGACGCCGCCCAGGCACTCGCCGACGACGCCGGGCGCGTCCTCGGCACCACCGACGGGGTACGCCTGCACGCCCGGCACTCCCTGGCCAGGGCCCTCGCCGGGGTGGGCCGGCGGGCCGACGCGATCCGGTTGCTGGCCGACACACTGCCGGACAGTGAACGGGGCCGGGGCGTCGACCACCCCGGAACCCTGGAGATGCGCACGTTCTTCGCCCAGCTGCTCATCGACGCCGGCGACCGGCGGGCGGGCCGGGAGGCGCGCGCCGCGCTGGCCGGGTGCGAACGCGTACACGGCCCAACCCACCCCGATACGGAGAAGGCCCGGGCGCTGGTCCGGCTCATCGACGGGCGTTGAAAGGTCAGCCGCCGGTGTGGATGTGCGCCGCCCACAGCGTCGGCGTCAGCGGGTAGCGGTCCCGCAACCCCCGCACGGCCGAGTGCAGCGCGTACGCGGCCGACCCGGTCGGATCGCCGTGCGCGTAGAAGGCGGTGGTCAGGGCGAGGGAGACCGCGTCGTCGACCTCCCACAGGGTGCCGATGACATGCCGGAACCCGGCGAGCTGGAAGGCGCCGGTGATGTGCAGCGCCTCGTCGACCAGGGCCGGTGGGGCCTGGGCGGTCGCGCAGGCCGACAGGAAGGCGAACTCCGCCTCCAGGTCGAGCCGGGACACGTCGCCAACGGTGAGCGGGCTGTCCTGGTGGTCGTGCACGAGCAGCCGGCCCTGCGCCGGGTCGTTCGGCTCGGCGACGGCGTGGCACGCGAAGTGCGCGTAGGCCGAGTCGGCCAACCGGTCCAGGACCTGCTCCCGGGTGGCCCGCGCGTCCAGCCCGAGCCACGCTCGGGGCAGCGCCCGCGCCGCCGACCTCGCCTCGCGTTCGGCGCTGGGCAGCGCGCCCGGGCCGCCGGGGGTGGCGCGCATCGCCACCACACAGGACCGGGCGTCGGGCGAGGGCTGCCGCGGCGCGGCGCGTTTGCGGGCCAGCGCGGTCACCGTCGGGGTGTAGGAGGAGACCACCCGGTCGAGGGCGGACCGGCCGGTGTCGGCCTGCGCGGCGTGCAGGGGAAAGAACGCCAGCGGACCGACCGGGCACCACCAGACCCGCGGCGGCTCGCCGGCGGCCTCGGGCGCGTCGATCCGGTCCAGCACCGGCCCGACCAGGGCAGACCACAACCAATCGAGTACGCCGCCGAGCACCGACTGGGCGCGCAGCCTGCCTCGGGCGTCCGCCGCCGGATCGTACGCCGTGGTGGTCGCCTCCTGGAGCAGCCGCAGCTGCGTCATCGCCTCGGCCAGGGACAGATCCGGCAGCGGCAGCACCGACACGCGGTGCTCCCGCAGGATGAGTGCGTCGCAGCGCAACTCGCTCGCGACCGGCACGATCACGGTCCCGTCGACCTGGTCGAGCAACTGTCGCGCGCTGGGCGGACGAAGGAAATCGCCCAGGCCGGGCAGCTCCCGGATCGTCTCCAGCAGCACGTTCCACTCGGTCTCCCGGTCCCGACCGAAGGTGGTGGGTCGGGGGGACTCGGGGGCGGGCGCTTCGAAATCCCGGCGCATCCGCTGGAAATCCGCCGCCAGCCGCCCGTCGACGCGTTGCAGCGCCGCCCACTCTCCGTCCGCCGTCAACCGCTGGTGCAGCAGCAGGCCCCGGCCGCGCTCCAGCAGCTCCAAAGCCCGCTCCGGCTGCCCGGCGCCGATGGCGCAGGAGGCGGCGGTCGCCGCCAACCCGGCCGTCGAGCCGAGGTCGGCGTACTGGTCGTGTCGGGTACGCCCCCGCGACGCCAGCCGGGGCAGCAACGTGATCGCCTCCTCGAAGGCATCCGTCGCCTCTTTCCACCGGCCCAGCGCGGTCAGCGTGTAGGCCGCCTTGTCGAACGCCTGGATCCGGACCGGCACGGCCCCGGAGTCGATACGGCCGGCGGCGAGCGCCCGTTCGGTGGCCTCGGTGAGCAGGGCCTTCTCGCCGGTACGCAGGTAGGTCGCCCGCAACGCCTGCGCGATGGACAACCCGGTTTCGACTCGGTGCGGATCGCGTGCGGGCAGGGCGTCCAGCGCGCTGCGCAGCAGGTCGAGCGACTCCTCCAGGTAGGCCGGCTCCCCGGTCGCGTCGTAGAGCAACCGGAGGCTGTAGCCCAACTGGTCCAGGAGCAACGCGTGGTTGGCCTCGCCGCGTACGGAGAGCGCGAGCGCCCGGCGCAGCAGGCCGATCGCCGTCTCCAGGGCGGAGATGTCGCCGGTGAGCTGGTGCGTCTTCATGCCGACGGTGGAGAGGCTGGCCAGCGCCATCCGATGATGCGGATGCCGCTCGGGAACGGTGTTCAGCGCGGCGGCGAACTCCTCCCAGGCCGGGCCGAGCAGATCGGCGCGGCCGGTGCGGTCGACCAGGGTGAGCAACGTCTGCCCGAGCAGGAAACGCGGCTCGTTGCTCCGCGGGGTGTGGTCCCGCAGCACCGCGACGGCCCGCTCGACATCGGCGGTGTGGGTGGTCCCGGCCGCCCTGGCCAGCAGGCACCGGGCCCGCAGCATGACGATCTGGTCCTGGTTGGGCCCCACGGCGTCCACCGAGGACACCAGCTCCAACGCCTCGTCGACGTAGTCCTCCACGCCGGTGAGCTGGAAGGCGCGCACCAGCGCCTCCGCGTGGATGCCCCGCAACGCGGGCCGGTGCTCCTCGCTGATCCACTGCTCGGCCATCTTGGCGATGGCCGTGAGCCGGTAGAGCGTGTCGACCGAGCCGTCGACGTCGTGCCGGGCCCGGTAGACCTGGCAGGTCTTGAGCATCAGCACGGCGCTGTTGCCGAGGTCGGCCGAGGCGTCCTCGGCGAACCGCAGATACTGCTCGGCGATGTCCAGCAGCTGCGGCTCACCCTCGATCCGGGCTCTGACCAGCAGCACATCGGTGTACGTGGCCAACGCGCGGACACCGTGCGGCGTACCCAACTCCTGCGCCAGGAAGGAGTCGGCCATGGCGCGGATCGCGGCCTCCAGCACGACGGTGGCCTCGATCAGGTCCTGCCGGGCCAGGTGCGAGTCGTACCTGTCGAGCAGCGCGGCCCCCAGCTCCACCTGGGCCTCGGCCCAACGCCGGTCGCCGCGCGGCTGCCTCGCCGCGGCACGACGCCACCGGTCGACGGCGTCCCTCGCAAAGCGACTCACCAGCGCACCTCCTCGTCGCGGTTGCTCCCCAGCCTGCCAGCTACCCGCCACATCGACAGGAGATAATCAACCGATGAGTCAATCGGCGCCGGACAGGCGAGTCGACGACGACCGGGCGACCCGGCTGGCCCGGATCTGCGCGGACGTCGCACAGGTGGGTGACCTGCTCGGCCCGGAACCGGCCCAGGCCCTGACGCGGCTGCGGGACCGGTCGCTCTCCGAACAGGGCGTGGACGCGGTGCTCGCCGAGGTGACCGAGTTGATGCGCGTCGCCGGCCTGGTCGGTGGCGACACGACCGCCCGGGGCGACCGCTACCTGCCGTTGCCCGGCATCCACGGCCGCCGCCCGGAAGTAGTCCAGGTGTGCCCCGCCGACCTGTGCGACCGGGTCGAGATCCCCCGTCCGGACGCCGAAGCGCCGCCGCGCTGCGCCGTGTGGGACTGCCCGCTCCCGGCGTTCCGGATGGACCGGTGAACGCGGTCATCGCCTCGCTCGGCGGCAAGCTGGCAGAGCGGTGGCTCGCCGGACTGGCGCTGCCCGGAGTGGTGTTCGTGGCGATGGTTGCCGTGGCGGTGCGGCTCGGCCACGCCCACTGGTGGGACCTGCCGCTGCTGCGGCAGGAGGTGGACCGGCTCGCCCTCGGGCCACCGACCCGCAGCACCGGGTCCGCGCTGCTGATAGTGCTCGGTGTCGTGCTGGGCAGCGTCGTCGCCGCGATGGCCGCCCAGACTCTGGAACGCCTGGTCATGGCCGCGTGGACCCAGGACTGGGGCCGGGCCGGCGATGCCGTGACCCGCCGTCGGCGACGTCGGTGGAACGCCGCGATGGACCGCTACGAGAGCGCCCTGCGAGACAAGGCACGCCGGTTGCGGTCCGCCGACGACGTGACCGGGCCGCTGCCGGACACCCAGGCGCTCGCCCGCGCCTGCGACCGGATCGCGGTGACCGAGCCGGCCCGGCCGACGTGGATCGGTGACCGGATGCTCGCCACCGCCGTACGGGTGCGGGCCTGCTACGGCCTGGACCTGGCCGCCGCCTGGCCCCGACTGTGGTTGCTGCTGCCCGAGGAGACCCGGGGCCCGCTCGCACTCGCGCAGGCCGACGTCGCCGCCGCCGCCCGACGGGTGGGCTGGGGGCTGCTGTACCTGGCGCTCGGCCTGCTGTGGTGGCCCGCGGCGGTCGTCGGCCTGGGCCTGTGCGTCGCGGGTTGGCGACAGGGCCGCGGCATGGTGTCCGTGCTGGCCGACCTGGTGGAGGCGGTCGTCGATCTGCACGTGCGCACGCTCGGCGCCGCGCTGGGGCACCCCACCGACGGCACCTTCGGCACGGCCGACGGACAGGCGGTGACAGCGCTGCTCCGCAAGGACCGGTGAATTCCGGGCCAGGTGCCGGCGGTGTGGAGTTCGCCGCGGTGAACTCCCGGCGGCGTCCTCAGATGGCGGGAACGGGAGGACTGTCGAGCAGGATGCGGTCGCCGTCGACGCCCTGATCCAGTGCGGCCGCGACATCCTCGTACGGGGCTCCGGGCCGGACGGCACTGACGTCGTCCCGCCGCCGGTAGTGCTGGTCGCTGAGGTCGAGGTCGAGAGACGTCAGGTATTCCTCCAACTGGGCCAGGGTGCGCGGGCCGACGATCGGGATCATGGCCGTGGAGGCCAGTGCGTTTGCTGACGCCAGCAGCAGCTGCCCCACGTCACCATCAGCACCACGTACACCATCGTCGAAGCGGGCTCGCACGACGAAGCCGTTCAGGTCTTCTCCGGGCACCCGCACCTGGGGCTGTTCGCCGGGAACTCGATCGCGGTCCTGGAATGCCCGCCGCCGCCCAGCTGACACTGGTGGCGGGTTTCGAAGCACGACTGCGTGATGCGGTTCAGGAAGTACGCCGCGCGACGGCAGCCTCGATGCCGTCGAGGATCAGGTTGAGGCCGAAGGCGAAGTCCTGGTCCTCTGGGTCCTCGCCCGGTTCGCTCTCGAACGCGCCCGCCGCGAACAGCGGCGCGGCCTCGGGGAAGCGCTCCGGCTGGACAAGCGCGGCGAGGGCGCGGCCGTAGTTCTGCTCGACGTCCGTCTGGCTGAGCCCGGTGCCGCTGCGGCCCTCCGCCATCTGCCGGCCCTGCAGGATCGCGTTGCGCACGTAACCGCTGACGACGACGAGTACGCCTGCCTTCGTCCTCGGATCCAGGCCGGTGTCGTGCAGGACCCGCAGGAACGCGTCCATCCAGCCGATGGCGTTCGGCCCTCGGGGTGGGCCGGCGATCGGCACCTCCACGAGCCACGGGTGTTCGGCGTACCGGGCGCGGATCGCCGCCGCCCAGCGATGAACCCCGTCACGCCAATTGTCCGCGTCCAGCCGGGGAGCGGGCCCGGTGGCGTGGTCGGTCATCAGTTCGACGAGTTCCTCCTTCGAGCCCACGTGCCGGTACAGCGACATCTTGGTGAAGCCGAGAGTCTGCGCGACCTTCTGCAGGGTCACCCCGTCCAGGCCTTCCTGGTCCGCCAGGTCCACTGCGGCGCCGACGACCCGCTCCACGTCGAGTTCAGCGGGTCGGCCGCGGCGTACGGACGTCGGCAGCCGCCAGAGCCGCGCCAGGTCGGCGGGCACGTCATCAACCATTGACGGCTCATTGTGTCCCACGGATAGTATCTCCTGTATATTAAAGCTGTCGCCGGGCCGGACGGGGAGAAAAGCATATGGACGTGTCAGCGGGCGCGATCGGCGCCACGGCGAGCCGGTCGAGCGCCGGGCAGCGCCTCCACGACCTCGACGCGCTGCGGGGCTTCGCGCTGCTCGGGATCTTCGTCGTGAACATCACCTTCATGGCCTCCGGTTACCCGGGCAATCTGATCACGGACCCGGCGTTCTCGTCGGTCCTCGACGACGTGGCGCGGTTCCTGTCCACGGTGCTCGTCGACATGAAGTTCTACCTCCTCTTCTCGTTCCTGTTCGGATACAGCTTCACCCTGCAGATGGAGGCGGCTGGGCGCGCGGGTGCCGCGTTCGCGCCGCGGATGCTGCGCCGGATCGCCGGCCTGTTCATCCTCGGCGCCCTGCACACCGCGCTTCTGTACGGCGGTGACATCCTGATGACGTACGCGGTGGTCTGCCTGGTCCTGCTCGCGATGCGCCGGGTCCGCGACCGGACGGCGCTGCGCGTCGCCGGCATGCTCTACGGGGTCGTGCTGATGAGCCTGCTGGCCAGCGGGCTCTTCGTGAACTCCTCCGCGTTCCTGCCGAACCGAGCCGAGGCGCTGGCCAACGCCGAGAAGGCGACGGCCGCGATGCTCGGCGGATGGGGCGACGTCATCGGCCACCACCTCTCCGGGCTCCCCTTCCTGGTGCTCCAGTCCGCGACGTTCCAGGGCCCGACGGCGCTGGCGATGTTCCTGCTCGGCATGGTTGCCGGCCGACGGCGGCTCCTCGCCGGCGTCAGCGGTCACGAACCGGTGCTGCGGCGGATCCAGCGGATCGGTTTCCCCGTGGGGATCGCGGGCGGCGTGGTGTACGCGCTGGGCGGCGGCAACGTCGAGCCACTGGCCGTGGGTGTGAGTGCGGCGACCGCGCCGCTGCTGACGGCCGCGTACGTGGCCACGCTGCTGCGGATGATGCACGGCCTGCGGTTCGGGTTCGTGCGGTCGGCCCTGGCG is a window of Micromonospora sp. WMMD961 DNA encoding:
- a CDS encoding TetR/AcrR family transcriptional regulator, which codes for MTTYHQRVARQKRALIVQAATQLFLELGYDRASLARIAEEAGVSKATLFKQFPTKAALFDAIVVDSWAGGDEAEVPSTGDLTAGLTALGRHYAALLGRPGMADLFRIVIAELPRFPELAKAHFAEGKLPYFETVRAYLVAEHDAGTADVADPQMAATQFLGMISNYLFWPSLLVPGWTVTPERVIAVVDDAVRTMVARYGATSAQGAA
- a CDS encoding tetratricopeptide repeat protein, yielding MGRWFNRSRKRDDEPPREPEPTGPVIEITLTGGGRRPTTTTIGGPTAYGLQYRAFHDQYGATDPRTLAAGTGYAQELMRSNDVAEAVTVYQEVVGLRSSAQGPEHPDTLRSKHSLAFALWQRGSHAEAERVQRDVYEARRRVLGDSDADTLHSGNNLGWLLIELGRLDEAEPLLRTVADGMARTLGRDDAATLACQMKLAGLQHLQGGSQQAERALRDVVRRMTRTLGPTSPVTLQARSNLLVVLLDNGRAAEAVDAAQALADDAGRVLGTTDGVRLHARHSLARALAGVGRRADAIRLLADTLPDSERGRGVDHPGTLEMRTFFAQLLIDAGDRRAGREARAALAGCERVHGPTHPDTEKARALVRLIDGR
- a CDS encoding TetR/AcrR family transcriptional regulator; translation: MVDDVPADLARLWRLPTSVRRGRPAELDVERVVGAAVDLADQEGLDGVTLQKVAQTLGFTKMSLYRHVGSKEELVELMTDHATGPAPRLDADNWRDGVHRWAAAIRARYAEHPWLVEVPIAGPPRGPNAIGWMDAFLRVLHDTGLDPRTKAGVLVVVSGYVRNAILQGRQMAEGRSGTGLSQTDVEQNYGRALAALVQPERFPEAAPLFAAGAFESEPGEDPEDQDFAFGLNLILDGIEAAVARRTS
- a CDS encoding DUF418 domain-containing protein, which translates into the protein MDVSAGAIGATASRSSAGQRLHDLDALRGFALLGIFVVNITFMASGYPGNLITDPAFSSVLDDVARFLSTVLVDMKFYLLFSFLFGYSFTLQMEAAGRAGAAFAPRMLRRIAGLFILGALHTALLYGGDILMTYAVVCLVLLAMRRVRDRTALRVAGMLYGVVLMSLLASGLFVNSSAFLPNRAEALANAEKATAAMLGGWGDVIGHHLSGLPFLVLQSATFQGPTALAMFLLGMVAGRRRLLAGVSGHEPVLRRIQRIGFPVGIAGGVVYALGGGNVEPLAVGVSAATAPLLTAAYVATLLRMMHGLRFGFVRSALAPAGRIALTNYLGQSLLGLLIFSGIGLGLAGRVSPVGTTGLALLIFAAQLAVSAWWLRHHRYGPAEYALRRVTNGRTPQTGEISGRRGRRGITRRT
- a CDS encoding nitroreductase/quinone reductase family protein codes for the protein MTSLSHLPPEIRRAIEITPAAGTRERIVDITTTGRRTGRQRRIEIFFYRAHGATYLCSGAGGGPTDWHANLRANPAFTFHLKNGVTADLPAHATPVTDPAERAAVLAAIVDDLNQPHDPGTIRPTRLADWANSRLMRIHFD
- a CDS encoding CHAT domain-containing protein, yielding MSRFARDAVDRWRRAAARQPRGDRRWAEAQVELGAALLDRYDSHLARQDLIEATVVLEAAIRAMADSFLAQELGTPHGVRALATYTDVLLVRARIEGEPQLLDIAEQYLRFAEDASADLGNSAVLMLKTCQVYRARHDVDGSVDTLYRLTAIAKMAEQWISEEHRPALRGIHAEALVRAFQLTGVEDYVDEALELVSSVDAVGPNQDQIVMLRARCLLARAAGTTHTADVERAVAVLRDHTPRSNEPRFLLGQTLLTLVDRTGRADLLGPAWEEFAAALNTVPERHPHHRMALASLSTVGMKTHQLTGDISALETAIGLLRRALALSVRGEANHALLLDQLGYSLRLLYDATGEPAYLEESLDLLRSALDALPARDPHRVETGLSIAQALRATYLRTGEKALLTEATERALAAGRIDSGAVPVRIQAFDKAAYTLTALGRWKEATDAFEEAITLLPRLASRGRTRHDQYADLGSTAGLAATAASCAIGAGQPERALELLERGRGLLLHQRLTADGEWAALQRVDGRLAADFQRMRRDFEAPAPESPRPTTFGRDRETEWNVLLETIRELPGLGDFLRPPSARQLLDQVDGTVIVPVASELRCDALILREHRVSVLPLPDLSLAEAMTQLRLLQEATTTAYDPAADARGRLRAQSVLGGVLDWLWSALVGPVLDRIDAPEAAGEPPRVWWCPVGPLAFFPLHAAQADTGRSALDRVVSSYTPTVTALARKRAAPRQPSPDARSCVVAMRATPGGPGALPSAEREARSAARALPRAWLGLDARATREQVLDRLADSAYAHFACHAVAEPNDPAQGRLLVHDHQDSPLTVGDVSRLDLEAEFAFLSACATAQAPPALVDEALHITGAFQLAGFRHVIGTLWEVDDAVSLALTTAFYAHGDPTGSAAYALHSAVRGLRDRYPLTPTLWAAHIHTGG
- a CDS encoding glucose 1-dehydrogenase, yielding MSRFSAHTVLVTGGTGGQGASHVRAFHAEGANVVIADIDAERGAALATELGDTALFVRLDVSDEKSWAAAVEATEEAFGALTILVNNAGVQNPPALIESTDSATWARILDINLTGTFLGIKTAAPALRRAGGGVIVNIASVMGTGGTAFYAPYVASKWAIRGLTQTAALELGRDNIRVNTIHPGVVATAFITEPAAGADAPIADFYTPEPFAVPRLGQPADITATLLFLASPEAAFITGAEHIVDGGLLLGPALKEAA